The Drosophila sulfurigaster albostrigata strain 15112-1811.04 chromosome 3, ASM2355843v2, whole genome shotgun sequence genomic sequence CAGCAGCTAATTGAATTGTTCAGCCTGTCATTTGTGTGTCATCCGCACATTTGTTGCAAGTTCCAATCTTTGCCACATGCACTGAACAAGCGTTAGTTAGAGCTTGAGAGAGAGGGCATCTCAGCTCCTCCTCTCTTCTCCCCTCTCTATAGTCTTTTGCTGCCTTCTATCGACGCCCTGGCGTTATGGCTGAGCAAGCAATGCGAACAGCTAACTGCATTCAACAACCTTGAGtagctgctactgctgctgctcttttgCGCcgcaattataaataataaactcgTATTTAGTATAAAGAAATGCTGCAACGCAATGTGGCACAGTtgtaaataatcataaaaactgTTGGGCTAGGTTAGCGAtatctatctcttataatAATTCTTCATTCTTGCCTTCTCGCAGATGATGTTTTACTGGAGTATGTGAATGGCATGCCCCAATTGACAATTCGCCTGCCCAGTCGAAATGAGCTATGCCAGTTTGCCCTCAAGCCCATCTCCCACACCGTGGGCCATCTTTTGGCCATGCTAAGAGAGGAGGATCGCGGCATCGATCGGGCTGCCATCATCAACAAGCATGGCGTGCGTATTGCCTCCTCCTGCACCATTGAGAGACTGCTGGATGATGAGTTTAGGTAAGCTAACCAAACAACCCATCAAATGACAGAACACTCATCAATCAATTGATCAATCAACAGCATACAAATCAACAATCGGACACTTGGCGTGCAGCCACCGCAACGTGAGAAGATCACCATGGAGACGGTTGATAAAATGAGCGATGTGCGCAAGATCATAGGACAAGTGAGTGTGGCAATCAATTACAATCAATTGTCAAATATTTGATCACTTTAAACAATCAAACAACAGCTGTACGAGGCTTTCAATGTGGGTGAATATCAGCTGGAAAAGAGTAATCAATTGGCCAAGGAACTGGAGAGTCTACGCTATGAACTAGAGCCACTTGAGGAGGTGAgttagcaataaaataaaagacaacTCTATGCTAATGTTTCTCTTCTTATTTGATAGAAAAAAATGGAGCTTGCCAAGCGGGCTGAGCGACGCACCAACATGATGACTTGGATGGGTCTGGGTCTGATGTCGGTgcaatttggcattttggcgCGTCTGACTTGGTGGGAATACTCTTGGGATATTATGGAACCTGTGACCTATTTCGTCACCTATGGCACCACAATGGCCATGTACGCCTACTATTGTGTAACCAAGCGCGTGAGTAATCACCATCGAATCTTTCCTAGAATATTCACTTAAATTGTGTTCAACTTTTTTAGGAATACATCATGGAGAATGTGTATAATCGTGAGTACACACTGAGCATTTATCGGAATGCCAAAAAGCAGCAGTTCGATGTAGAGAACTACAATCGTCTGAAGCGCCGAACTGCAGAGTTGGAGTATAATCTGAGACGCCTCAATGATCCTATCAACATGGAACTGCCGGCCCATTTGGTGCGCACCCAATTGGACACACCGCCCACCGATGAGAGCAACTCGTCGTCGGTCAAGAGCCAAGTGAAAAGTACTTAAGATCCCCTTCCTTCTAGACCGCGCGTAGCAAACAGTTATGCGACTATACGTAAAGGGTAGAAGAAGAGAAATGATGTAAGCATATAGCCGCCTATTATATAGAAAATGAAACTCAAATCTACATTTAAACACTCGCGCTCTCGCTCGCCCTATCAATCAAccaatcaatcagtcagtcaatcagtgaATGCAACTATTAACTTTTCGCTGAGCCAATGTTTATCGCACAAAAAAGTACAGTGATCAAAATTGTAGTCAACGTTTTCATAGTTTGTATTGATAGTTATGTCGATAAATGAATCTAAATATGTTTTGCCAATAACTGTGTGTGCGTTTACTTTATGGTACTGCAatccttttttgtttaaccGAATGTTTAgttatgtataattttatgtttaatatgTATTCCTAATCGGCACAACCAACAATTGACGACGCACTTGGATTGCCGACACGGGTATTTGcttaattcttattttattattatcattattatttagttatttatttagtcaaaaatatttgtttgtaaaagCTCAAAAACTCATTTTGTGTGTTACGTGCAAAGTTCTAGtgaaatatatgaattatttattgatgATATTGgatgtataattattatttttacctATCGCATCGATTCGGATTCATTCTAAAAATCATACTCAGTATCTTCTTTGTGTTGTAATGAAAACTCTTAAAATTTTTTGAGTACTTACcaactttacttttattggTTTGAAATGGGCATTCGAATTTCCGGCTTACCTCCTAAGGTAAGGCATCAAAATTCCGGTCATGTACAGCCAgatttgtagcatacttttgggctgaAGTTGATAAcacaatttgccaaaaaagTACTGCATATTTTTAGGCTGTAagcaaattatatattgttgaATAACGCTGAAAATTTTAAGAGTATTgcaaaccaaaagcaaacaaaaataattagagTGACACTAGATTGTCATTTACTTAACCACCTCTATACTTAACTGAGACGAGACGTGAAATCATGCAGAGAAAATCTACTAACTTCCTAAGCTTTAATATACTTACTTAGCataacatatacaaaatatatatacatattaactAACTAgatacaaataacaaattgtaaataaaaacgcACCAACTATTCCATTAAGAATTTTAACCAacaattaacacacacactcatacagtacatacaaacatacataaatgtagTTAGTAAAGTTTACGAAATTcctaaacaaaaaacaaacagcatttaaaatgttgccatAACATTAGTAACAGTAACTAATTTGGTAGTTGGatgtgtaaatataataaactgcTGTGTTTCATGACAACGTAAAAGATATTTAagattacaaattgttttgcaagAAGGCAACAAGATGAAAAAGGTTTAGCTTAATTATAGTTTAGTATAAGCCAGGACACTGTTTAACTGTTTAACGCTTTGATTAAACCTTCACTGGAATTAGAATCGCAAAAAGTGGTTGTGTTTGAAAACTTTATGCCTCTATCTAACTATCTATACTGATCTATCGATCTATCTCAACTATCAACTCTATGTACGATAAATCCAAAAGCCCTAGCAACAAATCAATCACTACGATGCTTAAAAGTCGCACACACTCTAGCATagattttaaacaaattgcacattttaaatacacttatgtatgtataaccaaagaacaaaacgaaaacatctaaataacaaaacactAAAACTAGTTCTAAGCATTTATCATACActctaaaaaaagaaacattttgaaaaaatttgtgattcaatttgaaattaaaaagtaaacattGTTTTTGTACGAGAAACAAGAAAACTACCCTACttcaaaatcaacaaaacttAACTAAATAACTTACAAAGTATTTAACTAAAGTTCCCTATAATCATTAATCATTTATGTTTATACCTAcctacaaaattatattaattatacatacttatatatacatacatacattcgtatttattgttgtaatCAACGCCAAAGacttataaacaaaatattttagaacAACTAAATTAGCTATCATCGGTCTGCCGAAGATTCAATATGTTTgcagaactttttttttgtagtaacGCTATAGTAATTGGATAAAAGTTAACAAACAAGAAATGGTCacgtttaaataatattcaatactTTCTGCAagcatattcaatttaaaaacacTTTCTACCCAGCCttctttaaaagtttttggaTAATTATAACCTTATGCtcgttaaatatttataattaaaccCTAAAACTATTGTTAAACTTACTTGTAATGCACCGCTATACTGGACTAATCCCCATATGAAATGGTGTTTAACTGCTCttaagatatatatacattcataaTTCTCAAGTACCTTTTTTTCAAAACCAACCAAACTTAAATCTTTTTAACGAATTTATACtaaaaccaaatataacaacaaaacaaaacaaaaaaaacaattataattagtGCTTTAAGTAttaattgtttgaattttgaCTAAAGAAAACGATTTAATAAGTAAACCGAATGGATATAACATGcgattttttacatttataaaacaagaaatttgtttattaaacgtaaattccaaaaaaaaacccggcttaacaaattaacaaaacgattctaaaaaaaattaacaaaaacaaaaattacgCAACAACTAGAAactgataaaaaataaatataaataataaaaaataaaaaggttaatatttaattataaaaatggaatcttgttttttattttgctactAAAACgtacaaaaaggaaaaaacaacaattaggAAAATTAGAAAAGTTCGAATACCTTTCAGGCACAGCGAATCTCCAGCCTGAAGCAGCGACTCGAGTCCGTCGAGTTCCATCTGACCAGCTCCGCAATGGGTCGACTGGGTTTGAGGAAGAGGGTGAGTCGCTCATTAAGTTGCAGCGGCGAGAATTTGCTGACGATCTGCGCCTTCGTAGAGGCCCGATACTTGCCCACCAAGGTGTCATTGCTGAAGCTGCGTCCTCGCCTATCGGCCCACTCATAAGTATGCACAGCTTCGTTGGCAGCATCGTCTATGAGTCTATAGCTGGGCTGACGATGCGGATTGTAGCCGAGCTTTTCGCATATGCTACGCACTTCGGCATTGCTGGGCGGTGTGCTCTTGGGGAAGCATTTGGTGTGCCAAATGCCATAGGATTGCTCAATGACCTGACCATACTGTGACACTGCCTGATTGTATCCCGAAAAGTAATCCATTGGCTGATCCTGTAGCGGATGTTCAATGCCAAAACAATAGCGTTCATCTTCGCCATTGGGACAATCGGGTTGCTTGTCGCACACAAAATCACGCGGAATGCAATCTCCGGGAGAACTGTAAATGATACGAGTTATAGCGACGACACTGGCTATTCTTGTAGTGCACTTACGAGCTGCATGGAAAGTGATCTGGGGTGCAGTCGCAGAGCGCCGAACTCTCATCGCTTTTGTCCCAGCAGTTGCGCTTGCCATCGCAAATCTTTGATGGATCCGTGGCTCTGAAAGGAACAACTTATTAGATCGGtaagtaaattgtatataaatggTAGCTCACTGTAGATAGGTAAAGCAGCTGCAAATGGTGGGTTCATCGGTCATATCCTCGCAGTCTGGCACATGGTCACAGAACTTGCTCTTTGGCACACACTTGTTACTTGTGCGGCATTTCATTTCACCCGGACCACAGCGCTGCTTCAGCTGTCGACATTTCGACTCCTCTTCGTCACTGTTATCGTGGCAATCACTGCGCCCATCGCATAACGCTGACTGTGGCAAACAGGTGCCCAGAGGACAACGATGTGTGGCACAAGGTGGTAATGATTGCACATTGTTGCAATGCGGTTGATCTGAAAGAAGTCATAATTTAGTAactaaaagtaatttaaagcACATCAAATTGTATACCTATAATATCTTGCAGAGTTTTGTATGACTGTTCCAGTGTTCTAATGCCAAAAGGTGCTTTGAAGCTGTAACAATTCGTATTGTTATAGCTAAAGAGCGCAGAAGGGAACCATCCCGTGTCGGCATGACGACAGACAAGTACACCCTGATCGGTGGGTTGAATTTCAGTGTCGCTATAATTCTTCTGGCCAAACTGCGTACAGCTGGTGAATTTTGTAAGCGAAGGCATCTCTCTAGCAGCTACACCGCTCACAAGATCAAGTTCATCCGATATGGAAGCCATATCCTCGGCGCTAAGATTAAGCAAACGCATTAAATTGCCAGATGGACGCTGTTCCTGCAGTTGATAACAAGAACTGCAGTCTGTCTGGTTGTTTGATTTGGAAATGGCCACCGTTTTGATGCGCCCCGAAAGATCGTCGTGCAGCACGCTGATACATTCTTCAATTGCATAATCCTGCTGATTTGAGCTGAATAAAGAGAATGTTTTTAGAATGCCAGTCAAAGGGAGTTTCTAGTTACTTACGTGTCTGGCAAAAAGCTGGGCAACACGTGATGCGTGAATCTAGCAGGCTGCTCCAAATGATACAGTAACACATTGGACTTGGGCACAGCCTCAAAGCAATCAACACGACGAATCTGCTCATGACTGCTGCGGTGCAAAGAGCGTCGCGTCTTGCCGCCACCCAACAAGACGCTAATGTAGTACGTGTCAAAGctgcaataaataaagcacATTAGAATGTAAGGAATATACAAATTCTAATGCTTACCTAATGCCTGAGAGACAACTGTCGTGCACCAGCAGCCAGTGCTTGTCCAACAGCACGCCGAGACACCACAATTCGCCATTTGCATAGACGTCTGCTAACCAAGGCCAATGGAGCTCCTCGATAGCTTCATGCAATTGATCCTGCACTAGCAACGTCTTGTTCTTTTTGCTCTTGATCAAAATGTCCAGACGATCCATGATCTCATCCTTCTTGTTGACCATCTGTGCTGGCAGTTGGGGCTTAAAGTGCACATTGGGTTTGTTGTGAGTTTCAATGGTGGGCAGCAATGCTGGCACATTTTCTGTTGGTTGTTGCTTCACCGCCTGCCCAGCACTGAATGTTTTAATGGGCTTCGTTGTATTGGAGCGAGCATTGCACTCCACATAGATGCCCAGGCACTTTTCCGAGTGAATTGCATCCTTATCCTGCCTGGGCAGCACTCGCTGCAATTCCGCGCTGGAAAAGTGCAAATTATCATTCAAGTGAGTGCGCAGCTCAGAGCGAAGTTGCGATTTCTTCGACAGTTCCGGTGTAATGGGGTGCATCTCCTTCTGGCTGACAAATTCCGTGCTGTTAAAGTAATGAGCGCCATGGAAACCCAAGAGAGCGCACACAGAGTCCGCTGTTTCAGCCTGATGCTGATGGAAGCCCGTCTCGTGGGCACAGACAACACGCCAGAGGCCATGCGCATTCTTTGAGAAGATGCCAACGTTGCTGAACTTGGGCTGCTGATGGGCATCGTAGTGCACGTCGTGGCCATTGGTCAAAGCAACTGCAAATCGATATGAGACATTGATTAAGAGTACAGAGTACGGTTTTTAGGCATACGTACAGCAATCCTTTTCATCCTCTTTGAACGTGCAGTCCACTACATTGTCACAACGCTTGGCCAGCGGCAGACAGCTCTTGGAGAGCGCACAATGGAACTCATTATCCTGACAACTGCCTGTGGTTGCATATAACTTTAGTTGAAAAAGTGTTGCAGTGAAatttttgtggtttgcttACCACAATTCTGCTCATCGCTTAAATCCTCACAGTCGGCTTTGCCGTCGCAGACGAGCACACTGAGGCTGCCCTTCAAATAGTCACGACAGGTGCAGTCCAGTTCATCGGTGCCATCTTCACAGTCGACTTTGCGATCACAGCGATGTTGCAGATCCACAATTTGAGGCATTCTGAGAAATATATAAGATTAATTGCTGTCAAGGGTGTCTGCTGTTAGCTTACCTTTGACAAACAAACTTATTCGGCAGCTGCGTCTTTGGAACTACTTTGTTAGGCTTTATGGTTGTCGTTGAGCTGCTACTCTTGATGGATGAAGCTGTTGTAGTTGGCGCTTCAGTTGTTGATGTAGATTGAGTAGTTGACTGTGTTGTAGTTAACTCTTTCGTTGCCTGTGTGGTAGTCAACTCCTTCGTCGAAGTGAACTCTTTGATTGTTGTGTTAGATTGCGTCGTAGTGGAATCTTCAGTTATGTCTTCAGTTGTTGACTCTGTATCAACTGGCGTTGTATCGCCGTCAGTTGAACTGACACTTGCAATAGATCTCGTCTCCAACTCAGTGCTTGCTGTTGCTAAATCTGTTGTGGCCtcttttgcagttgttgtggACAAACTGGGCGCATCAGTTGTGATGACAGGCAGCGATGGGGTTGTCAAATCCTCGGCAATGGCTGCCGTTGTCGTCGACTCCTCCAGAAATTGAGTAATTAAGTCGGTGAGTCTCATGAAATCCTCTGTTGAAGTTGGCCAAGTTGTTGACCTAGTTGGTGCCAAAGTTGatacagttgctgctgctgctgttgttgtcgcagaTGTTGCTGAGttcgatgttgttgtggtgtctgttgttgtgcttgttaaTGTGATTGCCTCGTCTGCAGGTAGCGTTGTATGcaaagttgtcgttgttgtcatcTCAAATTGCGTACTTGTCTCCTCTTCACTTAATATTGGATTTTGCTCCGTAATTGTTGTGGTAATGACACTTTCAGGTGgcgttgctgtcgctgttgtttcATTCTGTGGCGAATTTTCAATCTCTGCCATTAAATCCTGAGCTTCAATAGACACATCCTGTCGCTGTTTATTCAGCGGCTGTTGTGATTGCATGTCAGTCGCTTGCTGCTTTGCCAACGGATAATAATCACTCTCTGTGGTGGTACTAATATTCTGCTTGCTACTGCCCACCATATCGGGAATAAAGTTATACGCACAACCGACTTCATCCTCGCCACCTAGGCAATCCACTCGACGGTCGCAACGTTGTCTCTGGGGTATGCAACGCTTGCCGCCCCAAACACACGTGAATCCTGGACACAGTTGCACTGGTTGTTTAGCAGGCAGTAGTCGCGGTGTCACCGCCAACTCAAGCCAATCCAGATAGAGAGCAACACGCGTGTAGACGCCAAATTCCTTGGGTCGTGCACAGCCATTGCCATGACTAACAACTCCAGCCAAATACCATTCATCTGTATTGTTGACACTGCGGCAGAAAAGCGGGCCACCTGAATCGCCTTGACAGGCATCGCGGCCACCATCTGGATCACCGGCACAAACATCCTCAGAGGCCTGATCCTCTGGATCCGGACAGCGTTTGCGTATGGGCAAAATCACTTGACGCAGGGGATCACCTAAAGGAATGAAAAGAAGTTAAAAAGAGTATTGGAAATGGGTAGATGATAATACTCACTGCTTGGTCCCTTTTCTCGTATGGCGCCCCAACCCACAGTTGTGCAGAGTGTGTGTTCCTCGGGTCCCCAAATCCAGTCATCGCCAAATGTTGTGCGTCCCACATCCGGCAGACAAATGGGCTTGACCCAGCGATTGAACTGCAGTGGAGTTGCAACTCGTAACAGCGAGAGATCGTTGCGCATGCTTCTGCGCTCGTAGAGCTGATGCACTACCACATGGGAGACGGGT encodes the following:
- the LOC133843238 gene encoding calcium uniporter protein, mitochondrial isoform X2; the encoded protein is MSRRGAVILSTASLLLRRAPASRFRHGGLRLTPPVTTSFALMHRNFSSSSQSDDEGKKQEKHKKGTSPSSLSGDDEDLKRLNLSDLRARLRARGLSATGRKQTLIERLETTTTTTTAATPVTTTTTTTSSNLSPTCPGEETTQQQQQLVNCVASDAEAATDTGNESTNDDVLLEYVNGMPQLTIRLPSRNELCQFALKPISHTVGHLLAMLREEDRGIDRAAIINKHGVRIASSCTIERLLDDEFSIQINNRTLGVQPPQREKITMETVDKMSDVRKIIGQLYEAFNVGEYQLEKSNQLAKELESLRYELEPLEEKKMELAKRAERRTNMMTWMGLGLMSVQFGILARLTWWEYSWDIMEPVTYFVTYGTTMAMYAYYCVTKREYIMENVYNREYTLSIYRNAKKQQFDVENYNRLKRRTAELEYNLRRLNDPINMELPAHLVRTQLDTPPTDESNSSSVKSQVKST
- the LOC133843234 gene encoding LOW QUALITY PROTEIN: serine protease nudel (The sequence of the model RefSeq protein was modified relative to this genomic sequence to represent the inferred CDS: inserted 2 bases in 1 codon), whose amino-acid sequence is MKLNIDELEATRLLRHPRRCRLPCARILIISTLVLVALFISLIYHGIVVERMDRLHQITMLNEKHAEKLQPIEEEAFIIRPQSQPFHIPLKKADLAGATKSEEQSLRLKHLRFKFRLKHKLRPRRSLRSLDMIDPLQLEANMQHIYTKLRNKRAKAALSQLEKDYMRCKKQTQEDCMSAFMRMYQMANEINEKLGKMREMIKGHIDSGSDEQQEXLNLFVPAKKTRTTEAQIPEATTPIANDSTTSGITTIETTLKPLRVKIKPAQISWIIDGHGHDEQDAYAENTPRVLATTEHINLTTLELTTVASTTVEQSSTSSDDSNKSTISISGETSTTSSDNINSTVTTVSSIVHTTEQPDQDHFFDNVTWILDHFDKPKEIVLTTESAKQQEATTETFNISTFYEDEQQAASSPAAVIIKSELLPTTKPPMLTTAAVEAVTSTTAAQQVEQATTLSSALTTSTTLATTTTPLITSTSTASLLDVATTTIAIEAANHTLHPTKQKPLKYSWIIDGADDSSELNETSTTLPQTTTQLPHAETTTESARAELHPLDNPSSIENMLDSFERHEAEKPLIRVINETSTAAPKSTTPNDDDEQPINVLHLNETSNLTNVYDRSHWLQQFKEQAAAAEDELIDTFGSELDAKSLEQLGPKLNPINGKATSAGDAQLITMCAHMARKMRQKAALGETETFTASPSVQFTSRGPGGFPVSGETMKASAQFMFNPNFGMPSIPVCFYMTPANFRMPMWSPTPSFMGMQGGHFGGSSNAAGGIFFVPQQQFGPTGNFFGGSAGTAGGAQNQLPNIFSKNASPQKQGNGQQQVYCTYMQNQQAQQSQAQSTPIQSNLSPSSQSGFSNANFKMRHANQTGAGTHQSQIVYASYVGVPQQSQELRSCPDADQVACYANKECIAATNWCNNVVDCSDGSDESACTCADRLDEDRLCDGYEDCPMGEDELGCFGCEALAHSCYENAEDYARHNRSTLSMCYSRVERCDGFRNCFNGRDEMHCNMLVTDVTHHMSHAASASEGYLYRKHRGEWYPVCNNGDKWATAACEQEEHMQSTVDLSFRQLTLPGPFIEPSLHAGMHLSQGCHGRNDHDTLVDHVAYVKCPPPQCGLPSKQPAKPIKRSKRTVFEDDDEADTDTDKGRIVGGSYASPMQWPFVVAIYRDGKFHCGGTIYTERWIISAAHCVINFVKYHYEVRAGLLRRTSYSPATQIQPVSHVVVHQLYERRSMRNDLSLLRVATPLQFNRWVKPICLPDVGRTTFGDDWIWGPEEHTLCTTVGWGAIREKGPSSDPLRQVILPIRKRCPDPEDQASEDVCAGDPDGGRDACQGDSGGPLFCRSVNNTDEWYLAGVVSHGNGCARPKEFGVYTRVALYLDWLELAVTPRLLPAKQPVQLCPGFTCVWGGKRCIPQRQRCDRRVDCLGGEDEVGCAYNFIPDMVGSSKQNISTTTESDYYPLAKQQATDMQSQQPLNKQRQDVSIEAQDLMAEIENSPQNETTATATPPESVITTTITEQNPILSEEETSTQFEMTTTTTLHTTLPADEAITLTSTTTDTTTTSNSATSATTTAAAATVSTLAPTRSTTWPTSTEDFMRLTDLITQFLEESTTTAAIAEDLTTPSLPVITTDAPSLSTTTAKEATTDLATASTELETRSIASVSSTDGDTTPVDTESTTEDITEDSTTTQSNTTIKEFTSTKELTTTQATKELTTTQSTTQSTSTTEAPTTTASSIKSSSSTTTIKPNKVVPKTQLPNKFVCQRMPQIVDLQHRCDRKVDCEDGTDELDCTCRDYLKGSLSVLVCDGKADCEDLSDEQNCGSCQDNEFHCALSKSCLPLAKRCDNVVDCTFKEDEKDCFALTNGHDVHYDAHQQPKFSNVGIFSKNAHGLWRVVCAHETGFHQHQAETADSVCALLGFHGAHYFNSTEFVSQKEMHPITPELSKKSQLRSELRTHLNDNLHFSSAELQRVLPRQDKDAIHSEKCLGIYVECNARSNTTKPIKTFSAGQAVKQQPTENVPALLPTIETHNKPNVHFKPQLPAQMVNKKDEIMDRLDILIKSKKNKTLLVQDQLHEAIEELHWPWLADVYANGELWCLGVLLDKHWLLVHDSCLSGISFDTYYISVLLGGGKTRRSLHRSSHEQIRRVDCFEAVPKSNVLLYHLEQPARFTHHVLPSFLPDTSNQQDYAIEECISVLHDDLSGRIKTVAISKSNNQTDCSSCYQLQEQRPSGNLMRLLNLSAEDMASISDELDLVSGVAAREMPSLTKFTSCTQFGQKNYSDTEIQPTDQGVLVCRHADTGWFPSALFSYNNTNCYSFKAPFGIRTLEQSYKTLQDIIDQPHCNNVQSLPPCATHRCPLGTCLPQSALCDGRSDCHDNSDEEESKCRQLKQRCGPGEMKCRTSNKCVPKSKFCDHVPDCEDMTDEPTICSCFTYLQATDPSKICDGKRNCWDKSDESSALCDCTPDHFPCSSSPGDCIPRDFVCDKQPDCPNGEDERYCFGIEHPLQDQPMDYFSGYNQAVSQYGQVIEQSYGIWHTKCFPKSTPPSNAEVRSICEKLGYNPHRQPSYRLIDDAANEAVHTYEWADRRGRSFSNDTLVGKYRASTKAQIVSKFSPLQLNERLTLFLKPSRPIAELVRWNSTDSSRCFRLEIRCA
- the LOC133843238 gene encoding calcium uniporter protein, mitochondrial isoform X4; translated protein: MPQLTIRLPSRNELCQFALKPISHTVGHLLAMLREEDRGIDRAAIINKHGVRIASSCTIERLLDDEFSIQINNRTLGVQPPQREKITMETVDKMSDVRKIIGQLYEAFNVGEYQLEKSNQLAKELESLRYELEPLEEKKMELAKRAERRTNMMTWMGLGLMSVQFGILARLTWWEYSWDIMEPVTYFVTYGTTMAMYAYYCVTKREYIMENVYNREYTLSIYRNAKKQQFDVENYNRLKRRTAELEYNLRRLNDPINMELPAHLVRTQLDTPPTDESNSSSVKSQVKST
- the LOC133843238 gene encoding calcium uniporter protein, mitochondrial isoform X1, with amino-acid sequence MSRRGAVILSTASLLLRRAPASRFRHGGLRLTPPVTTSFALMHRNFSSSSQSDDEGKKQEKHKKGTSPSSLSEVSQGDETTQKKQQQQQPQQPETEVKVVWEYPNDSKLPKKSYQHMEIAHRLGDEVAIRVAKFRTNQKHKQMLAKYEAHRKQMELELEREKQRIEMKMKAEQKLNPNVAAPPAKEATNATQKPDGSVKVEKKQKSETRNDVLLEYVNGMPQLTIRLPSRNELCQFALKPISHTVGHLLAMLREEDRGIDRAAIINKHGVRIASSCTIERLLDDEFSIQINNRTLGVQPPQREKITMETVDKMSDVRKIIGQLYEAFNVGEYQLEKSNQLAKELESLRYELEPLEEKKMELAKRAERRTNMMTWMGLGLMSVQFGILARLTWWEYSWDIMEPVTYFVTYGTTMAMYAYYCVTKREYIMENVYNREYTLSIYRNAKKQQFDVENYNRLKRRTAELEYNLRRLNDPINMELPAHLVRTQLDTPPTDESNSSSVKSQVKST
- the LOC133843238 gene encoding calcium uniporter protein, mitochondrial isoform X3: MSRRGAVILSTASLLLRRAPASRFRHGGLRLTPPVTTSFALMHRNFSSSSQSDDEGKKQEKHKKGTSPSSLSDDVLLEYVNGMPQLTIRLPSRNELCQFALKPISHTVGHLLAMLREEDRGIDRAAIINKHGVRIASSCTIERLLDDEFSIQINNRTLGVQPPQREKITMETVDKMSDVRKIIGQLYEAFNVGEYQLEKSNQLAKELESLRYELEPLEEKKMELAKRAERRTNMMTWMGLGLMSVQFGILARLTWWEYSWDIMEPVTYFVTYGTTMAMYAYYCVTKREYIMENVYNREYTLSIYRNAKKQQFDVENYNRLKRRTAELEYNLRRLNDPINMELPAHLVRTQLDTPPTDESNSSSVKSQVKST